In Neovison vison isolate M4711 chromosome 11, ASM_NN_V1, whole genome shotgun sequence, one genomic interval encodes:
- the ANXA3 gene encoding annexin A3, whose amino-acid sequence MASVWVGHRGTIRDYPGFSPSVDAEAIRKAIRGIGTDEKALINILTERTNAQRQLIVREYQAAYGKELKDDLKGDLSGHFRQLMVALVTPPAVFDAKQLKKSMKGAGTSERTLIELLTTRTSRQMKEVAQAYYTVYKKSLGDDISSETSGDFRKALLTLADGRRDDSLKVDELLAKKDAQILYNAGENRWGTDEDKFTEILCLRSFPQLRLTFDEYRNISQKDIEDSIKGELSGHFEDLLLAIVHCARNTPAFLAERLHQALKGAGTDEFTLNRIMVSRSEMDLLDVRAEFKKHYGYSLYSAIKSDTSGDYEVTLLKICGGDD is encoded by the exons GTGGGACACCGAGGGACAATCCGTGATTATCCGGGCTTCAGCCCGTCAGTGGATGCGGAAGCGATTCGGAAGGCGATCAGAGGAATCG GAACCGACGAGAAAGCACTCATCAACATTCTGACAGAAAGGACGAACGCACAGCGGCAGCTGATTGTGCGGGAATACCAGGCGGCGTATGGAAAG GAACTGAAAGACGACTTGAAGGGCGACCTCTCCGGCCACTTCAGGCAGCTCATGGTGGCCCTCGTGACTCCTCCGGCTGTGTTTGATGCAAAGCAGCTGAAGAAATCCATGAAG GGCGCTGGCACCAGTGAGCGCACGCTCATTGAACTCCTCACCACCAGAACCAGCAGGCAGATGAAGGAGGTCGCGCAAGCCTACTACACAG TATATAAGAAGAGTCTCGGAGACGACATTAGTTCTGAAACCTCTGGTGATTTCCGGAAAGCTCTGTTGACTTTGGCagat GGCAGAAGAGATGACAGTCTGAAAGTGGACGAGCTGCTGGCCAAGAAAGACGCCCAG ATTCTCTATAACGCTGGGGAGAACCGATGGGGCACAGATGAAGACAAGTTCACCGAGATCCTGTGTTTGAGGAGTTTTCCTCAACTGAGACTGA CATTTGACGAATACAGAAACATTAGCCAGAAGGACATTGAGGACAGCATAAAAGGAGAGCTGTCTGGGCATTTTGAAGACCTGCTTCTGGCTATAG TTCATTGTGCCAGAAACACGCCTGCCTTTTTAGCTGAAAGACTCCATCAGGCTTTAAAG GGCGCTGGAACCGATGAGTTCACTCTGAACCGAATCATGGTTTCCAGATCAGAAATGGACCTTTTGGACGTTCGAGCGGAGTTTAAGAAGCATTATGGCTATTCCCTGTACTCGGCAATTAAA TCGGATACTTCTGGAGACTATGAAGTCACACTCTTAAAGATCTGTGGAGGAGACGACTGA